In one window of Lewinella sp. 4G2 DNA:
- a CDS encoding peptidylprolyl isomerase has product MGRSLALGWVLITTLCLASCGSADETNDDRLLARVHQKELRLSDLDGMFPAGATREDSMVIVQSFTSRWTKTASLEWEAERNLPPDLNIDRLVRDYRASLVSSHYEEFLIESRIDSNVSYGELNDYYEANKQRYLLERPIVRCLLLRVPYPIQEEEELQALWNNGKITDTLALKNYSERFAEVSLLDQDAWYSLDEIAAQLPPGELTASNINNKQEFSLQEGGFRFYFRLLEVKPRLEVAPLSYVEDQARAMILQNRKLDVLEAAREDIYQRELRKKNIETFPLK; this is encoded by the coding sequence ATGGGCCGGTCTTTAGCGCTTGGTTGGGTCCTGATTACCACCCTTTGCCTGGCATCCTGCGGCAGCGCCGACGAAACGAATGACGACCGCCTGCTGGCGCGCGTACACCAAAAGGAGCTACGCTTATCGGATTTGGACGGGATGTTCCCCGCCGGAGCCACCCGCGAGGATAGTATGGTGATCGTGCAATCGTTTACCTCCCGCTGGACGAAGACCGCTTCGCTGGAATGGGAAGCCGAACGCAACCTGCCGCCGGATCTAAACATCGACCGTCTGGTGCGCGACTACCGGGCCAGCCTCGTGAGCAGCCACTACGAGGAGTTCCTGATCGAGAGTCGGATTGACAGCAACGTGTCCTACGGGGAATTGAACGACTACTACGAGGCCAATAAGCAACGCTACCTATTGGAACGACCGATTGTGCGCTGTTTGCTGCTGCGCGTACCCTACCCCATTCAGGAGGAAGAGGAACTCCAGGCGCTGTGGAACAACGGGAAAATCACCGATACGCTAGCGCTCAAGAACTACTCAGAACGCTTCGCAGAGGTTTCTTTACTTGATCAGGATGCGTGGTACAGTTTGGATGAGATCGCCGCCCAACTTCCCCCGGGGGAGCTCACGGCGAGCAACATCAACAACAAGCAGGAATTCTCTCTGCAGGAGGGCGGTTTCCGCTTTTACTTCCGTCTCCTCGAGGTGAAGCCCCGGCTAGAGGTTGCTCCCCTCAGCTACGTAGAGGATCAGGCCAGAGCGATGATCCTGCAAAACCGTAAACTGGACGTACTGGAAGCCGCCCGCGAGGATATCTACCAGCGTGAATTGCGCAAGAAAAACATTGAAACCTTTCCCCTCAAGTAA
- a CDS encoding M1 family metallopeptidase — MPGFLNLRFYVTGLLLFLAVTLSGQDHQDYFNHHHFSLADTLRGALRPERTSFDVTYYELHLEVNTNERSIEGRVEMDYLVLEPTSRIQLDLYRNMQVDSIMQGGRMLAYDRVEDAIFVDLPNRQQSDGVLRRMTIYYGGRPTEAKNAPWDGGFVWKLDKKDRTWIGVACEGAGASLWWPNKDHLSDEPDSMLVSVTVPKRLYVASNGNLREEVELDNRYQKRYDWFVSYPINNYNISLNIGSYVHFSDTYKSFDGEELALDYYVLDYNEEIAREQFKQVDKMLAAYEHYFGKYPFWEDGYALIETPYLGMEHQSGIAYGNRYMRGYLGGLIPRDMDWDYIIIHETGHEYFGNSISVADHAEMWIHESFTTYMEALYVEYRYGEADARRYLMTQRPFIKNEGPMLGPLGVNFQDFAGSDHYYKGAWMLHTLRGVINDDALFFGMLRSFYQDNIRSIVSTEQVVDYFSQYTKRDLRPFFNQYLRHPNVPVVEVRQNGNTAEYRLVADDAALTMPVQLISGNRSLRVEATPDWQKLPGKNKVKELRIDDERFLVDLELYSEED, encoded by the coding sequence ATGCCCGGCTTCCTAAACTTGCGATTCTACGTTACTGGTCTCTTGCTTTTCCTGGCCGTGACCCTGAGTGGTCAAGATCACCAGGATTATTTCAACCACCACCACTTTAGTTTGGCGGATACCCTACGCGGTGCCCTGCGCCCCGAGCGGACGAGCTTCGACGTCACCTACTACGAACTACACCTGGAGGTAAACACCAATGAACGCTCGATCGAAGGACGGGTAGAGATGGATTACCTCGTACTGGAACCCACCAGCCGGATTCAACTGGATCTCTACCGCAACATGCAGGTGGACAGCATCATGCAGGGCGGTAGGATGTTAGCCTACGACCGGGTGGAGGACGCGATCTTCGTTGATCTCCCTAACCGCCAACAAAGCGATGGCGTCCTCCGTAGAATGACCATTTATTACGGTGGCCGACCTACGGAAGCAAAGAACGCCCCCTGGGATGGTGGCTTCGTCTGGAAGCTCGATAAAAAGGACCGCACCTGGATCGGCGTCGCCTGCGAAGGGGCCGGAGCGAGCCTCTGGTGGCCTAATAAAGATCACTTGAGTGATGAACCGGATTCGATGCTCGTCAGCGTTACGGTTCCCAAGCGTTTGTACGTGGCCAGCAACGGGAACCTGCGGGAAGAGGTGGAGTTGGACAACCGTTACCAGAAGCGGTACGATTGGTTCGTCTCCTACCCCATCAACAATTACAACATCAGCCTGAACATCGGCTCCTACGTACACTTCTCGGACACCTACAAAAGCTTCGATGGTGAGGAGTTGGCACTGGATTACTACGTGCTGGATTACAACGAAGAGATTGCCCGCGAGCAATTCAAGCAGGTTGATAAGATGCTGGCTGCCTACGAACACTACTTCGGGAAGTATCCCTTCTGGGAAGATGGCTACGCCCTCATCGAGACCCCATACCTCGGAATGGAGCACCAGAGCGGCATCGCCTACGGAAACCGGTACATGCGGGGCTACCTCGGCGGGCTCATCCCCCGGGATATGGACTGGGACTATATCATCATCCACGAAACCGGCCACGAGTACTTCGGTAATTCCATCAGCGTAGCGGACCACGCGGAGATGTGGATCCACGAAAGCTTCACCACCTACATGGAGGCCCTTTATGTGGAGTACCGTTACGGAGAAGCCGACGCCCGCCGCTACCTGATGACGCAACGCCCGTTCATTAAAAACGAAGGGCCGATGCTGGGACCACTCGGCGTCAACTTTCAGGATTTCGCTGGATCAGACCACTACTACAAAGGTGCCTGGATGCTCCATACACTGCGGGGGGTGATCAACGATGATGCGCTCTTCTTCGGGATGCTCCGTAGCTTCTATCAGGATAATATCCGGAGTATCGTCAGTACCGAACAGGTAGTGGACTACTTCTCTCAGTACACCAAGCGAGATCTGAGACCATTTTTCAATCAGTATCTCCGCCATCCTAACGTTCCCGTCGTGGAGGTGCGGCAAAATGGAAATACGGCTGAGTACCGTTTGGTGGCCGATGATGCGGCCCTGACGATGCCCGTCCAACTTATTTCCGGGAACCGTTCCCTTCGCGTGGAGGCGACCCCAGACTGGCAGAAACTGCCTGGCAAGAACAAGGTGAAGGAGCTGCGCATCGACGACGAACGCTTTCTGGTCGACCTTGAGCTTTATTCGGAGGAGGACTAA
- a CDS encoding peptidylprolyl isomerase — protein MKAISLVLSLLLATLMSAGLTAQSTVIDQVIARVGGEYVLLSDVEEQFALAASQSNNDLPAEARCNILDQILVGKLLYNQSKLDSIEVSDSEVENQLNARIDRILSYMGGDINQFEDYYGQSITATKEQFREDLREQLAVERIRGSVVREVTVTPSEVKKFFAEIPQDSLPYFNAEVEVGEIAIKPEANEETRAATVAKLEEIAKDINTGATTFEDAAKRYSQDGSAQGGGDLGWTKRGKFVPEFEAAAYNLNPGEMSGVVESEFGYHLIKLKERRGNTIRVSHILIRPEVKDSDVEAARSRLDSIAELIRVDTINFSYGVKRFGFDKVQSYNNDGRMTNNKSGNTFFEIGDLDPDVYFAIDDMKIGDVSDVLEFRSPTGDKLLRIVQLQSQTSPHRATLKQDYSKIQQATIQAKQQSYLSDWIEERINSTFVSIDERYEACPAVQNWLNDSRQAKSIRP, from the coding sequence ATGAAAGCTATTTCTCTCGTTCTCTCCCTCCTGCTGGCAACCTTAATGAGCGCTGGTCTGACGGCACAGTCTACGGTGATCGATCAGGTCATTGCGCGCGTCGGGGGTGAATACGTACTTCTTTCTGACGTCGAAGAGCAGTTTGCGTTGGCCGCCAGCCAGTCGAACAACGATTTGCCCGCCGAGGCGCGGTGCAATATCCTGGATCAGATATTGGTCGGCAAGCTCCTGTACAACCAGAGCAAATTGGACAGTATCGAAGTATCCGACTCTGAGGTGGAGAACCAATTGAATGCACGTATCGACCGTATCCTTTCCTACATGGGTGGTGACATCAATCAGTTTGAGGACTACTACGGGCAGTCCATCACGGCGACGAAGGAACAATTCCGGGAAGACTTACGAGAACAGCTAGCCGTTGAGCGCATCCGTGGTTCCGTAGTGCGGGAGGTAACCGTGACGCCGTCGGAAGTGAAGAAGTTCTTCGCCGAGATCCCGCAGGATAGTCTGCCCTACTTCAACGCGGAAGTGGAAGTTGGCGAGATTGCCATCAAGCCGGAAGCCAACGAGGAAACGCGAGCGGCGACCGTCGCTAAACTGGAAGAGATTGCCAAAGACATCAATACTGGTGCCACCACTTTTGAAGATGCCGCCAAGCGCTACAGCCAGGACGGTTCCGCCCAGGGCGGTGGCGATTTGGGTTGGACGAAGCGTGGCAAGTTCGTTCCCGAATTTGAAGCGGCTGCTTACAACCTGAACCCCGGCGAAATGAGCGGGGTTGTGGAGTCCGAATTTGGCTACCACCTTATTAAGCTAAAGGAACGGCGCGGTAATACCATCCGCGTAAGCCACATCCTGATCCGACCAGAAGTGAAGGATAGCGACGTGGAAGCAGCCCGCTCCCGCCTCGATAGCATCGCCGAACTCATTCGGGTAGATACGATCAACTTCAGTTACGGTGTAAAACGCTTCGGGTTCGACAAAGTACAGAGCTACAACAACGATGGCCGGATGACCAACAACAAGAGTGGCAACACCTTCTTCGAAATTGGTGACCTCGACCCGGATGTATACTTTGCCATTGACGACATGAAGATTGGTGACGTGAGCGACGTACTCGAATTCAGAAGCCCGACCGGCGACAAGCTGCTACGCATCGTTCAACTACAGAGCCAAACCTCTCCCCACCGGGCGACGCTGAAGCAGGATTATTCCAAGATTCAGCAGGCGACCATCCAGGCCAAACAACAATCCTACTTGAGTGACTGGATCGAAGAACGCATTAATTCTACCTTCGTGAGTATTGACGAACGGTACGAGGCGTGCCCGGCCGTTCAGAACTGGCTGAATGATAGCCGCCAAGCGAAGAGCATTCGCCCGTAA